TCACTTCTGTGCGGTCGGGATGAACTGGCTGGTGCTGTGGACACAACCAGCCCGGATCGCAGTGGTCTGCAGGGAGGGCTTGTTTCGTGCTCGGGCTGCGACTCCAGAGGGCGCAGTGGTGGTGGGGCCTGGGTGCTGCACCCCCGGGGGCCCGGCCGGACAAGGGAGCGGACACCTGCTTCCAGGATGGCGGCGGCCGGAGCAGGGGGCGGGGAGGGCGACGCCCGTTCTCTGCGGCTCTGCCCAGAAGCGGCTCCATCGCTTCCCTGCTGCTTGGCGGCCAAGGCAAGGCCCGTGAGCATAACCGAGTCAGGGAGGATGGCGGGAGCGGAGGCTGCAGCCCTTGGCGAGCAGCACAGTGCAGTCGCCATTCCAGTGGGCGCGCATCCAAGGCGCCCGGAGGCTCGCGGGAGGGGGGTCGGCGGGAGGCCAGGAGGCGCCAGAGCCTTCGGACAGCGCAGAAGGCTGAAGAGCAGGGCCTCCACACGGGGGACCCCAGGGAGGGGGGGGATTCGCCATCCAGGGCCCCGACCCCCGCAGCTCCTCGGCCTTTGTCCTCCGCTCTGGCCTCCAGGGCTTTCCCGTTGTGTCCTGACCTCTGGTCGCCTGATGTGGCTGCCCCAGGCCTGGGACAACCGGTTGCCCTTCCCGCGCGTACTGCCTTTGTGCAAAGGGGCCTGGTGGCGCAGCTGCATCAGCACTCTCAGATGTCGgtgtgcgggggtggggggtgggaccCAGGGAGATGTTGGTGCCTCGGTCGCCCGGCCTTCCCCACCACCGACCCAGGTCCACTCCTCTTTCTGCGGCCTCTGGGGTTGAAAAGGAAGCCCTGAGTCTGCCCACGGTGGTGCCCACCTGTCCTAGGGACAGCCCTGGCCCTGCCGCATCCACATTCACTCACACCCCACGACCTCAGTGTGCTGGGGACACTTCCTGGGGTGCTGGACAGCTGACCACCCTGGTTTCAGTCCCAGGCACTCCCCCTCAGTCCAGTGGGGTCTGGGGCCCTTGCCAGCCGCATGCAGGAGCTGGGGACAGAGGTCACATTCAGAGGAGTTCACAGTCCAGGGCCCATGGCTGCGAGACTCCTCAAGGCAAGAGGGCACAGGACACACAGGCATCCCCCTGGCTTGGGGCCAGGGAGGGACGTCCAGAGCCAAGGGGGCTCTGATCCCTGCCTCGCCAGCCCACGCCAGCCCCTGGGCCCAGGAGAGCAGGGGCCACAGTGTTTAGGGGTGACCCTTCGGCTCAGCCTCAGAGCAGGCAGGAGACGCACAGCACTGCCCCCCCAGCAGACATCCCACACAGGAGACACGCAGTGCTTTATTGTGTTCATACGGCACAGACAAGTGTGCCAGAAGCTGGTATAGAAGGGGTTTGTAGGGGCCGGTCAGCACCCCAGACACAGGGTCAGCAGGGGATGGTGCGGGCTTGAGATGGGGGGAGGGCAGCTTCTAGTAGCCTCCGTGATCCTGTCCATACTGTTGAAAAGCACCGTGGGCTACGAGCGCGCCAGTGACCATGAGAACAATGAGCACGATGGCCGTGAGCAGGCTGAAGACCAGGGCGCAGATGTTCAGGCACTTGGCGGTGGACGCGTAGCTCTGGGCCCCCGTGATGTCACCCACCATCTTCCGGTCCCTGGACTGGGGGAGCCAGAACGTGAGGGGACCCCGACAGGGGCCGCTGAGAGCCAGGTGCTGGCTGTCCGCAGGGTCCCTGGCCTCCATGTCCCCACCCACCTGTCACCTCCTGGGCCAGGTCTTCCTTGCAGAGACCAGCAGCCCCAGGACCCGCTGACCTCTGCTGTGGCCCCAGGCTGGACAGTCACCCTCCCGGCCACCAGGTCCCTGTGAGACCCTCTTGCTTTCTGGGAGACCCTAAACTGAAGGTGAGCTCCACATTTCTCTAGGAGGCCGTGAGCCGCTCCCCCATTCCCCCGCGGGCGCGTCCCCGCAGCTCTCTCGGGACCCTCCACCCCGCACCGCACCCCCGCGCGCCCCCGCACACCTTCACGGAGTAGGCGAAGGCCGCGAAGCCCAGGCAGCAGAAGTTCATGAAGAGCGTGTTGAACAGGGACCAGACCACGTGGTCCGGCACGCTGGTCTCGCCCTGGATGCTGATGATGGTGGGCCCAGCAGGGG
This region of Tamandua tetradactyla isolate mTamTet1 chromosome 9, mTamTet1.pri, whole genome shotgun sequence genomic DNA includes:
- the LOC143646407 gene encoding uncharacterized protein LOC143646407 isoform X1 gives rise to the protein MQLRHQAPLHKGSTRGKGNRLSQAWGSHIRRPEVRTQRESPGGQSGGQRPRSCGGRGPGWRIPPLPGVPRVEALLFSLLRCPKALAPPGLPPTPLPRASGRLGCAPTGMATALCCSPRAAASAPAILPDSVMLTGLALAAKQQGSDGAASGQSRRERASPSPPPAPAAAILEAGVRSLVRPGPRGCSTQAPPPLRPLESQPEHETSPPCRPLRSGLVVSTAPASSSRPHRRSLGLSWLGNTNGPMPKKSLNRHPVNHRILENRGKLNSRISLSRHSIPQSGPGGPAETPPTTVSPQSAAPLPHRYSRLVPQGEGNSLSQQQGFSSTKLQLQN
- the LOC143646407 gene encoding uncharacterized protein LOC143646407 isoform X2, encoding MQLRHQAPLHKGSTRGKGNRLSQAWGSHIRRPEVRTQRESPGGQSGGQRPRSCGGRGPGWRIPPLPGVPRVEALLFSLLRCPKALAPPGLPPTPLPRASGRLGCAPTGMATALCCSPRAAASAPAILPDSVMLTGLALAAKQQGSDGAASGQSRRERASPSPPPAPAAAILEAGVRSLVRPGPRGCSTQAPPPLRPLESQPEHETSPPCRPLRSGLVVSTAPASSSRPHRRSLGLSWLGNTNGPMPKKSLNRHPVNHRILENRGKLNSRISLSRHSIPQSGPGGPAETPPTTAPGRECLLKLKWEAAGRGVPHAGQDRKSRV
- the LOC143646406 gene encoding interferon-induced transmembrane protein 3-like isoform X2 gives rise to the protein MSRASQTLFTRANTGLPPSYEVLKEEHEVAVLGTPASSAPAGPTIISIQGETSVPDHVVWSLFNTLFMNFCCLGFAAFAYSVKSRDRKMVGDITGAQSYASTAKCLNICALVFSLLTAIVLIVLMVTGALVAHGAFQQYGQDHGGY